In the genome of Cydia splendana chromosome 12, ilCydSple1.2, whole genome shotgun sequence, the window GAGTGACATTCAAAACACGTGGCACATTTGACAAATTACGCATAATTTTTTTCCTTTTCATACTTCCATTTCCTCATTTCATTGAACCCGTTCTGCTTGATTTTATAAATTTGCCTGTACAATTCTGTTGTATAAAGAAATCTATTTCAGGACCTACTTTTGGTTCGGGCCTTTTCCGTGGTATGTGACATAATGGCAGGAAGGCTTTGGTATTTTGTTGTTCTATTTTCCACGCGGTCGTTGACCTTTGTTCTGATAAGGGCCGCAGGTTCTTTTCGGTTCGGCAAATTATTTGTTATGTAAACGGAGTCATTATCAAAATTTTATAATGACACCATAGTTGGTGTCTGCCTACTTATAATAcctaatatatgtaataaaccATCTTGCCATCACAGACTCACAGAGCACACACCTGTACAGCTACCACCAGTTGGCACTtgacataaacgctagcgttaacgtaatttactttctatgcatctcgctcgtactggcatattagtgcgagcgagatgtatagaaagtaaattacgtagacgttagcgtatatgtcagtgttgacaTTGTCAGTGACTTGTGGTACAGGTACTTTTCAGCTGTTTGGAAAAACATGTATTAGCTGTTTTCAGCACCTAaacatttttgtataaattcaGAAAATAAGTATACATACTGACTTTGTACAAATCGGTccttacataaaataatattgtgttaaataaataaattaattaatacataGAGATCAGACAGGTACAGCTATACTTTAAGGTACCAAATATCCCACTTATTCTCCAGAGCCGCGGAGCGGAGAGGTCTTTGATCTGCTACAACATAGCTATAACTATGATGCTTGATTGTTAACATTGagctaattaatatattattgtaggtGTCTTTACAGGTGCTAACATTTAACATTAAAGCGGCTTATTTTCACAGACAACATTCAATTGATTTATGTTATAAGGGTGCTATTTTTGTAATAACGTACTCCTATGTACTCATATTTTGAATAAGTTTACATAATGTAGAACTAAACTGCACCAAAACTTTATTGGACACTATGGAAATAGATACTACGCAAATCGATTAGTCGTCGTCACTATAGGTAGATTTAACTGAGGCCCTAAGGCATCGAGAGGTTAACCGCTTAGGACGGACAACCGAGTAGTGATTTAACAGATTTTGAATAACCGTCGGAATGCTAAAGCTGCCCTCGGAGCAAGGTCGATTACTTTCATGTGACACTTGACATTGTGTTCGTATTTAATTTACGGTTggtaaaataataagctaattatttaaccgTCGTGAGTATAAATAACGGGGAATGTTCGTTAACTGTATCAGTCAGCCGTTTGGTTTGAAGTGATCTTGTACTCGTCGAATCAACAACACAGACCACGTCAAAATGAGATCGATGGTGGTGTTGTTCGCTCTCGCCTCTGTGGCTTGTGGGTCGCTGCTGCCGCTGGCGCAGCCGCCACACCACCCCGCGCTAGTGCTGGACCCGCACGGCCGCCCGCTGGACACCGCTGAGGTCATCGGCGCCCGCGCCCTGCACCTGCAGGCCAAGGCTCTGGAGCACCACGCTCCCCTCGTGCACGCCGTCGCGCCCCTGGCCCACTCCGTCGTGGCCCCTGCTGTGGTCGCCCACGCCCTGCCCGCCGCCGTCTCGCACCAGTCCCGCGTCGATGTTCACTCCAGCCCGGCCGTCGTCGCCCACGCTCCCTTGGTCACCGCTCACGCCGCGCCTCTGCTCGGATACTCCGCACACGGTCTGGCTGCCCATGGCCTCGCTGGACACGGACACTGGCTGAAGAAGCGTTCCCTCGGTCACTACGCTCTGGCTGCCCCTATCGTCGCCCACGCGCCCGTTGCCACCTCCCACCAGTCTCGTGTGGATGTCATCTCTAGCCCCGCCGTCGTGTCCCACGCCGTGCACGCCGCGCCCGTGCTTGCTCACGCCGTGCACGCCACCCCGGTCGTCGCTCACGCCATCGCTCCTTCCGCCGTGTCCCACCAATCCCGCGTTGACATCCACTCCAGCCCCGCTGTGGTAGCTCACTCTGTGGTGGCCGCGCCCGTGCACTCCGTCGTGGCCGCTCCCCTTCACAGTGCTCACTCCGTCTACGGTGATCACTCCGTCTACGGTGCTCACTCCGTCTACGGTGCTCACTCCCTCCTCGGTGCCCACTCCGGTCTCGGTCACGGTCACTGGCTGAAGAAAAGGTCCCTGTTCTCGTCCTGGGCTCCCATCGCTCACTCAATCCCCTCTGCCGTCTCCCATCAATCGCGTGTGGATGTGATCTCCAGCCCCGCTATTATTGCGCACGCCGCTCCCGTCGTGCACGCCGCTCCCATCGCCGTGGCGCACGCCGCGCCCGTGGTCGCGCACGTGGCTCCCGCTGCCGTGTCCCACCAGTCCCGTGTCGATGTGATCTCCTCTCCCTCTCACGTCGCCCATGTCGCTCCTCTGGCTCACTCCGCTGTGTGGACCGCCCCTATCTCGCACTTATCCCATCATGGCCTTCTTCATTCAGCTCCCTTGTCCCATGCCGCCCATTGGTAAAGCGAAAAATTGTTTCGACGTACGATGTAGTTTTCGTTTTAGTAATTATTGAAACGAatagacaaataaataaattatgtaatacAAATGTGTTCTAATTATTTGATAACAATCACAGATCTGACCTTGAGTAGTAATTTGTCGTAACTCGATATTCGCACAGTCGTGAAGGTAACGGAAGCTTTTGAATAGTCTGATTGCATGCCGATTGCCGATGCCGCGCGGTCGACagataagtaattataacaagGCTACAAGCACCAAGGCTCTCCATAATTATAATGGTCAAAAGGTTTGAGCGTTACAATTAGtaacatatattataaattataatgtatgTAGTAGCAAATTGGAGGGTTAATAAACGATTCCTACCTATAATGTATAATATTTGACCAACTGTATCAAAATAAATGAGAGTAGTCAAACTCGGGAATTTGGTACAGATTCAGAAATTATATCGCCAAAATTACAGGTAAGTACCAAGAGTAACGTTACGGCTACGTAGCAGTTTCCTAAAGCCAAAACGAAgcgaagttttttttatttgacattGCTTACCTTACCTATAGGTAACTGCTACTTTAGAATATTGAGTTATTtagataaattaaattgataaggggaaataaaaatatcaatttatctATACCACTCGTTATAAGTATTTGGAGagtgtagccgccgtgcaggtcaggatctcgacgactcaaataaaaagcttcgtaTTGAAGTAAACTGTTATAATCATCCAAAGTACTGGTTTACAAGGGTTTCTTAACTGAACGGTTAAATGCAGAAGTGGTGGTTGTTGTATGGAGGCTGATGCTCTCATCACTCTCTAGTGATTTGCAATATTTGATCAGTACAAAAGGTGGTTTATATCtaggtgcctctaattggccgcgatacagagtatgtggagcgctcctattggtgctttaaaAAAAGCTTCCGATCCagagagagcgccaatagtctgaggctgaaatgatgccattcacccgagttaaacactctacttttcatttcgcaaacgaggaaagtaaaatgcatgtgttttttttaaacatgtctaagtatacatttttatagtattgtTTTAGGGTAAGTACttttaattaacaatttaggtcAAAAGTATCGTtgtttatggaatggggagtcaaatatcagaatggaaattgtgtaacaaatccatttatacccaaaattcaattgcttatcgtaataaaaattataaaatcgttcttggaacctaaaatgctctagtgcaaaaacgtatcattttctgcacaccttttagaacaacaatgaccttCTTTCAGAGCGTGAGAAATGAAAATATGTTTTGTTCCAATTCCATTATCATGCTAGCCAAAGACACTCGGTAATCAATGttgcaatttaaaaaaaaataacgctcGGCAAAACTATCTACCATAGGAAACCCTAACTTCATTCGCccaagtaaaatattaaaataataatttacagtaTATagggtcctattttcccgcactagtgcgtaaaatagaacttttcgtgcgatgtcaaaagtttaaagggccatatgtactgtaaaacgttgtacgatacacgtgcgaataggtaattcgcaagtcgtgtcgatttaaaacactcccttcggtcgtgttttaatttatcgccactagtttcgaatttcctcttttccgcacttgtatcgtaaatcactatttacgaaataaatatatagatttagaccaagaaatcataatt includes:
- the LOC134795437 gene encoding uncharacterized protein LOC134795437, yielding MRSMVVLFALASVACGSLLPLAQPPHHPALVLDPHGRPLDTAEVIGARALHLQAKALEHHAPLVHAVAPLAHSVVAPAVVAHALPAAVSHQSRVDVHSSPAVVAHAPLVTAHAAPLLGYSAHGLAAHGLAGHGHWLKKRSLGHYALAAPIVAHAPVATSHQSRVDVISSPAVVSHAVHAAPVLAHAVHATPVVAHAIAPSAVSHQSRVDIHSSPAVVAHSVVAAPVHSVVAAPLHSAHSVYGDHSVYGAHSVYGAHSLLGAHSGLGHGHWLKKRSLFSSWAPIAHSIPSAVSHQSRVDVISSPAIIAHAAPVVHAAPIAVAHAAPVVAHVAPAAVSHQSRVDVISSPSHVAHVAPLAHSAVWTAPISHLSHHGLLHSAPLSHAAHW